A genome region from Salvia splendens isolate huo1 chromosome 19, SspV2, whole genome shotgun sequence includes the following:
- the LOC121779019 gene encoding serine/threonine-protein phosphatase 7 long form homolog produces the protein MASSSTSRRRLLCGPEDPSVLYLQRQHVSNNIWAGVPSEDVRCRRYEGIIWDVPINPRVLAVIDEMGFGGMLRCGQPKDIDHHLITALIERWRPETHTFHFPVGEATVSLEDVEVLWGLKTDGEPLTGYIPTKDVGYWKDVCLDFLGFIPDAVDLKEMNWKQTSLSNQLRIELSDDHEQYMYNQRARVYCLLLLGGLLIPNATGNKIPFFYLQFFMDIEQCGSYSWGGATLACLYHNLCEAALGKRTDVGGALTLLQLWAWERIPIIRPQMLNPTPVDYLPCAVAWTGRASYVKAPGHCIETFRDQFSTMHANQFIWRPYVNRNLADICVAGPIWTSMTTLICWNMVEPHMPQRVLRQFGIVQPYIPLVDRFHGTDFTKQDRRGKAGRNWVEWHAKHIQDWHNRHDTVYVDLEYSFEPVATDEYMDWFRRITVVYLTKPGVHAPEGFHETAASHHYAVDTLHKIRHFLREQDMSGRPDLFTISRMVEHGLQICGEAETMDYRPSQRSEMDIEVPVRQKAKRRGKKKVGGQSSSSRMDTQLVDDSDDDFEAPPPPRSAVRGRHSVSHTGGTGEDIGLSDQQSPPRSSVRDDFFDVDLENAVVEDTPPSRIPKTSIGKGIRSLFMRKRRDE, from the exons ATGGcatcttcttcaacttctcgtcgtcggctcttatgtggtcctgaggacccctccgtattatatctgcagagacaacacgtctctaataacatatgggcaggagtgccATCGGAAGACGTACGGTGTAGAAGATACGAAGGAATCATATGGGATGTTCCCATAAATCCTCGTGTTTTGGCGGTTATAGATGAGATGGGGTTCGGCGGGATGTTGAGGTGTGGTCAACCgaaagacattgaccaccatcttatcaccgctTTGATCGAACGTTGGAGGCCTGAGACTCATACGTTTCattttccagtcggtgaagcgactgtgagcttagaagacgtggaggtcttatggggcctcaaaACTGACGGTGAGCCTCtgacgggttacatccccaCTAAGGATGTCGGATATTGGAAGGatgtttgtttggattttcttgGCTTTATTCCAGATGCAGTTGATCTAAAAGAAATGAACTGgaagcagacaagcttatcaaaCCAACTGCGGATTGAGCTGAGTGATGACCACGAGCAATACATGTACAATCAACGTGCTCGTGTGTATTGTCTGCTGTTACTGGGTGGTCTACTGATCCCGAACGCCACCGGTAATAAAATTCCCTTCTTCTACCTTCagtttttcatggatatagaacaaTGTGGTAGCTATAGCTGGGGAGGTGCGACTCTTgcctgcttgtaccacaatctaTGTGAAGCTGCACTTGGTAAGAGGACCGATGTCGGGGGAGCTCTTACATTGTTACAgctgtgggcttgggagagaatcccaattATTAGACCGCAGATGCTGAACCCCACGCCCGTAGACTACTTACCATGTGCAGTCGC gTGGACTGGTCGGGCCtcttatgtaaaagcacccggacattgCATTGAAACTTTCAGAGATCAGTTCTCAACAATGCATGCCAATCAG tttatttggaggccgtACGTCAATCGAAATCTGGCGGATATTTGTGTTGCCGGTCCTATATGGACGTCGATGACAACACTAATCTGCTGGAATATGGTTGAGCCACACATGCCACAGCGAGTGCTGCGACAgtttgggattgtccaaccgtatatcccgctTGTCGACCGGTTCCACGGAACTGATTTTACGAAACAGGATCGCCGTGGCAAAGCAGGTCGGAACTGGGTTGAGTGGCACGCCAAGCATATACAAGATTGGCATAATAGGCACGACACGGTGTATGTTGATTTGGAGTACTCATTCGAGCCTGTTGCTACTGATGAGTACATGGATTGGTTTCGCCGGATAACCGTGGTGTACCTAACAAAACCCGGCGTGCATGCTCCTGAGGGCTTCCATGAAACGGCGGCCTCTCATCACTACGCG gtggaTACCCTTCACAAAATACGCCACTTTCTTAGGGAGCAAGACATGTCAGGACGGCCGGATTTATTcaccatttcgaggatggttgaacATGGCCTCCAGATATGTGGGGAAGCTGAGACGATGGACTACCGTCCTTCCCAGCGCTCTGAGATGGACATCGAGGTGCCCGTGCGGCAAAAAGCGAAGCGGCGTGGAAAGAAGAAAGTTGGTGGACAGTCGTCATcatcaaggatggatactcaatTGGTTGATGATTCTGATGACGATTTTGAGGCTCctcctccaccaagatctgccgTGCGGGGTCGTCACTCTGTCAGCCACACGGGTGGTACAGGAGAAGATATCGGTCTCAGCGATCAACAatctccacctcggtcttctgtgAGAGACGACTTTTTTGatgttgatttagagaatgctGTCGTTgaagatactcctccgtccaGAATCCCTAAGACCAGTATCGGGAAGGGAATCCGTAGTCTGTTTATGCGGAAAAGGCGAGACGAGTGA